Proteins from a single region of Alphaproteobacteria bacterium LSUCC0719:
- the cysQ gene encoding 3'(2'),5'-bisphosphate nucleotidase CysQ, translating into MLSPDQMTDLLTTLGASVREAGDTIMEIHRRGVVARTKSDGSPVSEADEAAEAILLAALSRHAPDIPVVSEENAASHAITPPRAFFLVDPIDGTREFLRPDGNGAFTVNIGLVIDRRPACGIVHAPALDRFFAGVVGRGAWEESGGKTRSLEVREVPDDGPLAVASRSHRDPQTNAWLESHGISNTIATGSSVKFGLLAAGEADVYPRFGPTMEWDTAAGEAVLLAAGGRVAFLDGSDFAYGKPEFRNTPFVAYAGYTGRKV; encoded by the coding sequence ATGCTTTCCCCAGACCAGATGACAGACCTGTTGACCACCCTTGGTGCATCGGTCCGGGAAGCCGGCGACACGATCATGGAGATCCACCGGCGCGGTGTGGTGGCGCGGACGAAGTCGGATGGATCCCCCGTCAGCGAGGCCGACGAGGCCGCTGAGGCAATTCTTCTCGCGGCCCTGTCCAGACACGCGCCCGACATTCCCGTGGTGTCGGAGGAAAATGCGGCAAGCCACGCGATCACCCCGCCGCGTGCCTTTTTCCTTGTTGATCCGATCGATGGTACCCGCGAATTCCTGAGGCCCGATGGAAACGGTGCCTTTACTGTCAATATCGGTCTGGTGATAGACCGAAGGCCGGCCTGCGGCATCGTTCATGCGCCGGCGCTGGACAGGTTCTTTGCCGGCGTTGTTGGCCGCGGTGCGTGGGAAGAGTCCGGGGGAAAGACGCGCTCGCTCGAGGTGCGCGAGGTTCCCGATGACGGGCCGCTTGCCGTGGCCAGCCGGTCGCATCGCGATCCGCAGACAAATGCCTGGCTTGAAAGCCACGGGATCAGCAACACCATCGCCACCGGTTCCAGTGTGAAATTCGGGCTTCTGGCAGCTGGCGAGGCGGATGTCTATCCGCGCTTTGGGCCGACAATGGAATGGGACACCGCGGCCGGCGAGGCGGTTTTGCTGGCGGCAGGCGGGCGTGTTGCGTTTCTCGACGGGTCCGACTTTGCCTATGGAAAGCCGGAATTCAGGAACACGCCGTTTGTCGCCTATGCCGGATATACCGGCCGGAAAGTCTAG
- a CDS encoding SDR family oxidoreductase has product MTKTIIITGAGRGIGAATAATFLEAGYRVGLIGRNEDTLVSTASNHPNALVLPCDVGVPAEVEASFAAAFEAWGRIDVLFNNAGRGSPARTIDETDIDDWLDVVRINLTGSFLCARAAFGIMRGQKPQGGRIINNGSISAHVPRPGSCPYTATKHGITGLTRTLSLDGRPFDIVCGQIDIGNALTEMAMPMTTGVPQPDGSIRAEATMDVAHVASSVLHMAEMPLDANVQFMTVMAPKMPFIGRG; this is encoded by the coding sequence ATGACCAAGACCATTATCATCACCGGCGCCGGGCGCGGCATTGGCGCAGCAACAGCCGCAACGTTTCTTGAGGCCGGCTATCGGGTCGGCCTGATCGGACGCAATGAAGACACGCTTGTCAGCACAGCCAGCAATCATCCGAATGCCCTGGTGCTGCCCTGTGACGTCGGTGTGCCGGCCGAGGTCGAGGCAAGTTTTGCGGCCGCGTTCGAGGCATGGGGACGGATCGACGTTCTGTTCAACAATGCCGGACGAGGCAGCCCCGCACGGACCATTGACGAGACGGATATCGATGACTGGCTGGATGTGGTGCGGATCAATCTGACCGGATCGTTCCTGTGCGCCCGTGCGGCCTTTGGCATCATGCGCGGACAAAAACCGCAAGGCGGGCGGATCATCAATAACGGGTCCATCTCGGCACATGTGCCGCGGCCTGGCTCATGCCCCTACACAGCAACCAAACATGGCATCACCGGACTGACCCGCACCCTGTCGCTGGATGGCAGACCGTTTGACATTGTGTGTGGACAGATCGATATCGGCAATGCGCTGACCGAGATGGCGATGCCAATGACAACCGGCGTACCACAGCCCGACGGGTCAATCAGGGCCGAGGCCACGATGGATGTGGCGCATGTCGCGTCCTCGGTATTGCATATGGCCGAAATGCCTCTGGACGCGAATGTCCAGTTCATGACCGTGATGGCCCCGAAGATGCCCTTTATCGGACGCGGGTGA
- the hflX gene encoding GTPase HflX — translation MPLPRGAEAMLDEAVQLVAAIGLTVTLAETVSLHKPRAGTFLGSGYVDRLADRIDEDDPPVIIVNTGLSPVQQRNLETATKCKVIDRTALILEIFGARAQTHAGRLQVELAALTFQRSRLVRSWTHLERQRGGGGFLGGPGERQIELDRRMLMDRVVRIRKELKEVERTRHLQRGNRSRGEVPTVALIGYTNAGKSTLFNRMTGAGVLSKDMLFATLDPTMRAITLPSGRQIVLADTVGFISQLPTELVEAFKSTLEEVVQADLLLHVHDTASPLVAEEAGDVREVLADLGLDDEAQTDRILPVMNKADLLDADDARTEMLGNMFAGGCFTSALNGRGIASLLQAIDDRLGAGRVLSSVVVGPADGAARAWLFDRGDVRLAEMADSGDETINVAMDEADWSRFRARWPALAGA, via the coding sequence ATGCCGCTGCCGCGAGGTGCCGAGGCAATGCTTGACGAGGCGGTGCAGCTTGTTGCGGCCATCGGGCTCACGGTGACCCTTGCCGAGACGGTATCGCTTCACAAGCCGCGTGCCGGCACCTTTCTTGGCAGCGGCTATGTCGACAGGCTTGCCGACCGGATCGACGAGGATGATCCGCCCGTCATCATTGTGAATACAGGCCTCAGCCCGGTGCAGCAGCGTAATCTGGAAACAGCGACTAAATGCAAGGTTATCGACAGAACCGCGCTGATCCTCGAAATTTTCGGTGCCCGCGCCCAGACCCATGCTGGCCGGCTTCAGGTTGAACTTGCCGCGCTGACCTTTCAGCGGTCGCGTCTGGTACGAAGCTGGACCCACCTTGAACGCCAGCGTGGCGGCGGTGGTTTCCTTGGCGGTCCCGGCGAGCGCCAGATCGAACTTGATCGACGAATGCTGATGGATCGCGTTGTCCGGATCCGCAAGGAGCTGAAGGAGGTCGAGCGGACGCGCCACCTGCAGCGTGGCAATCGTTCGCGAGGCGAGGTGCCGACAGTGGCGCTGATCGGCTATACCAACGCTGGCAAATCGACCCTGTTCAACCGGATGACCGGTGCCGGCGTTCTGAGCAAGGATATGCTGTTCGCCACCCTCGATCCGACCATGCGTGCCATCACGCTGCCGTCGGGCCGGCAGATTGTTCTGGCCGATACGGTAGGGTTTATCAGTCAGCTGCCAACCGAACTTGTCGAGGCGTTCAAGAGTACACTGGAAGAGGTGGTGCAGGCCGATCTGCTGCTTCATGTCCATGATACGGCATCGCCGCTGGTTGCCGAGGAAGCCGGCGATGTCCGCGAGGTGCTGGCCGATCTGGGACTTGATGACGAGGCGCAGACAGACCGGATCCTGCCGGTGATGAACAAGGCTGATCTGCTGGACGCGGACGATGCCCGCACCGAGATGCTTGGCAATATGTTTGCAGGCGGATGTTTCACCTCGGCCCTGAATGGCCGGGGCATCGCGAGCCTGCTTCAGGCCATTGATGACCGACTTGGTGCCGGGCGTGTGCTGTCCAGCGTTGTCGTCGGGCCAGCTGACGGCGCGGCGCGAGCCTGGCTTTTCGACCGCGGCGATGTGCGTCTGGCCGAAATGGCCGACAGCGGTGATGAAACCATCAACGTGGCGATGGATGAGGCCGACTGGTCGCGGTTCAGGGCCCGCTGGCCGGCTCTGGCAGGCGCATAA
- a CDS encoding aminotransferase class IV — MDRTVFLNGEFIPENEAKISIFDRGLLFADSVYEGFGILDSQLVDFTYHMDRLDRSLGELEIPSPMARDALFAAMMQLIEVNGAVEGFMYLQVTRGERDRSYLYDADYVPNVFAFTQKEKFAADAPAKPVKLATTPDIRWARRDIKSTNLLGQVMAKQAASRAGAYEALMIAPDGFVTEAGSSSFFFIKDRELFVRPVSNDILHGITRQTMLRVAETHQLRIREEMFTLDQALAADEAFITASSIYVLPVGQIDDTRIGDGGVGPITAALRSSYLELARQEFPSQAMAAGE, encoded by the coding sequence ATGGACAGAACAGTTTTCCTGAATGGCGAGTTTATTCCAGAGAATGAGGCCAAAATCTCAATCTTCGACCGGGGGCTTCTCTTTGCGGACTCCGTGTATGAAGGGTTTGGCATCCTCGACTCGCAGCTTGTGGATTTCACATATCATATGGACAGGCTGGACCGGTCGCTTGGCGAGCTTGAGATTCCGTCACCGATGGCGCGCGACGCATTGTTCGCGGCGATGATGCAGCTGATCGAGGTGAACGGTGCTGTTGAAGGATTCATGTATCTTCAGGTCACGCGCGGGGAACGGGACCGCAGTTACCTGTATGATGCCGATTATGTGCCGAATGTCTTTGCCTTCACCCAGAAGGAGAAATTTGCCGCTGATGCGCCGGCAAAGCCGGTAAAGCTGGCAACGACGCCGGATATCCGCTGGGCCCGCCGGGACATCAAATCAACCAATCTTCTTGGCCAGGTTATGGCCAAACAGGCGGCAAGCCGGGCCGGTGCCTATGAGGCCCTGATGATCGCCCCCGACGGTTTTGTGACCGAGGCCGGGTCATCAAGCTTTTTCTTCATCAAGGATCGCGAGCTTTTTGTGCGCCCGGTCAGCAACGACATTCTTCACGGCATCACCCGCCAGACCATGCTGCGGGTTGCCGAGACGCACCAGCTTCGTATCCGCGAGGAGATGTTCACACTTGATCAGGCGCTTGCCGCTGACGAGGCCTTCATCACCGCCTCGTCGATCTATGTGCTTCCGGTTGGCCAGATCGACGATACCAGGATCGGTGATGGTGGCGTTGGGCCGATAACGGCAGCGCTGCGAAGCTCGTATCTTGAACTGGCGCGGCAGGAATTTCCGTCACAGGCGATGGCCGCTGGAGAATGA
- a CDS encoding RidA family protein, whose protein sequence is MAHKRIRPFNTKQTYPEQNLDNDLAQAVVARGTMVFLRGQVGQDLDSGESLHIGDAARQTERAMQNISTLLEESGSCLDHVCRIVVYLTDIRYREAVYREMGKWLKGVHPCSTGLVVPALARPEWVVEIEVTAVIPDDES, encoded by the coding sequence ATGGCACATAAACGCATCCGTCCCTTCAATACCAAACAGACCTATCCGGAACAGAATCTGGACAATGATCTTGCACAGGCGGTCGTGGCGCGGGGAACGATGGTGTTCCTTCGTGGCCAAGTCGGTCAGGATCTGGACAGCGGCGAGTCACTTCATATTGGCGATGCCGCCCGGCAAACCGAAAGGGCGATGCAGAATATCAGCACGCTGCTCGAGGAATCCGGAAGCTGCCTTGATCATGTCTGCCGGATCGTTGTCTATCTGACCGACATTCGCTATCGCGAGGCGGTCTATCGGGAGATGGGCAAATGGCTGAAAGGCGTTCATCCCTGTTCGACCGGACTTGTTGTCCCGGCACTGGCGCGCCCGGAATGGGTGGTCGAGATCGAAGTGACAGCCGTCATTCCGGATGACGAGAGCTGA
- a CDS encoding aromatic ring-hydroxylating dioxygenase subunit alpha — protein MTTVVAPILDQLKALAARPLAEATAPPKDIYVLPEIHDLEQKRIFAQSWLCAGRADELPSTGDYMTFELGPQPVIIIRGADGQIHARANVCRHRMMRLVEGRGTTRKFTCPYHAWTYDITGRLVAAPHMDRTDCFARDDLALAQVRCEVFQGWIYVTLAAGIPSVADQLAALTPLIERYNQQDYVTIFSEEHVWDTNWKCLTENFMESYHLPVAHRSTVGAHYSVEENTFDERGAFDGFTCQFFTKSDGAPVGRAHDDNTSLEGVWRYTSVMPTVFPSHMYVLAPDHLWYLSLQPDGPARTRIRYGAAIAPEKLAGEPDREAYLAATKAFLDKVQVEDRHVVEGIFNGAGSPLGAPGPLSWLERSNHEFAQYLARQLCD, from the coding sequence ATGACGACGGTGGTTGCCCCGATACTGGATCAGTTGAAGGCATTGGCGGCACGCCCCCTTGCCGAGGCCACCGCGCCGCCCAAGGATATCTATGTCCTCCCGGAAATCCATGACCTGGAACAAAAGCGTATCTTTGCGCAGAGCTGGCTGTGTGCCGGCAGGGCCGACGAACTGCCATCGACCGGCGACTATATGACGTTTGAACTGGGGCCGCAGCCGGTGATCATCATTCGCGGCGCGGATGGCCAGATCCATGCCCGCGCCAATGTATGTCGGCATCGGATGATGCGTCTTGTCGAGGGGCGTGGCACAACGCGCAAATTCACCTGCCCCTATCATGCCTGGACCTATGACATTACGGGCCGGTTGGTCGCCGCGCCGCACATGGACAGGACCGATTGCTTTGCCCGCGATGATCTGGCTCTTGCGCAGGTGCGGTGCGAGGTGTTTCAGGGCTGGATCTATGTCACGCTGGCCGCAGGGATTCCGTCTGTCGCCGACCAGCTTGCCGCGCTGACCCCGCTGATCGAGCGTTACAATCAGCAGGATTACGTCACCATTTTCAGCGAAGAGCATGTCTGGGATACAAACTGGAAGTGCCTGACCGAAAATTTCATGGAGAGCTATCATCTTCCGGTGGCGCACCGCAGCACTGTCGGGGCGCATTATTCGGTTGAGGAGAACACCTTTGACGAACGTGGTGCCTTTGACGGGTTCACCTGCCAGTTCTTTACAAAGAGTGACGGCGCGCCGGTTGGCCGCGCGCATGATGATAATACAAGCCTTGAAGGCGTGTGGCGCTATACATCGGTCATGCCGACAGTCTTTCCAAGCCACATGTATGTTCTGGCCCCGGACCATCTCTGGTATCTGTCGCTGCAGCCTGACGGGCCGGCCCGGACCCGCATCCGCTACGGTGCCGCCATCGCGCCTGAAAAGCTTGCCGGAGAGCCGGACCGTGAGGCCTATCTTGCCGCGACAAAGGCATTTCTCGACAAAGTCCAGGTCGAGGACCGGCATGTTGTCGAGGGCATATTCAACGGTGCCGGATCACCGCTTGGCGCGCCGGGTCCACTCAGCTGGCTTGAGCGCAGCAACCATGAATTCGCGCAGTATCTGGCGCGCCAGCTCTGTGACTAG
- a CDS encoding DUF1028 domain-containing protein yields the protein MTFSIVGHCARTNMVGIAITTSSIAVGSRCPHVRAGAGAVTTQNVTDPSIGPEVLHLMAAGMGAAEAVATVMDNRPHAQFRQVAAVDLSGNVGHFTGGEILGTNAVATGQGCIAAGNLLATTTVPSAMIASFESGESLHLGERLLVALEAGIAAGGEEGPTHSAALLVAHEQSWPLVDLRVDWTEDCPGRVLRALWRDYEPQMDAYSLRALDPGAAPSYGVPGDE from the coding sequence ATGACATTTTCGATTGTCGGCCATTGCGCCCGTACCAATATGGTGGGCATTGCCATTACCACCTCCAGCATCGCCGTTGGCAGTCGCTGCCCGCATGTCCGGGCCGGCGCCGGCGCGGTAACAACACAGAATGTCACCGATCCGTCCATCGGTCCGGAAGTGTTGCACCTGATGGCTGCTGGTATGGGTGCGGCGGAAGCGGTTGCAACGGTCATGGATAACAGGCCGCACGCGCAGTTCCGCCAGGTGGCGGCTGTCGATCTGTCGGGAAATGTGGGTCACTTCACCGGCGGGGAAATCCTTGGCACCAATGCCGTGGCAACCGGGCAGGGCTGCATCGCCGCAGGCAATCTGCTGGCGACGACCACTGTGCCATCAGCGATGATTGCCAGCTTTGAGTCAGGTGAAAGCCTGCATCTTGGTGAACGTCTGCTGGTGGCGCTGGAGGCGGGCATTGCCGCTGGCGGCGAAGAGGGGCCAACCCATTCGGCGGCGCTGCTTGTCGCGCATGAACAGAGCTGGCCGCTTGTCGATCTGCGGGTCGACTGGACCGAGGACTGCCCCGGCAGGGTTCTTCGCGCGCTGTGGCGGGACTATGAGCCGCAGATGGACGCCTACAGCCTGCGGGCACTGGATCCCGGCGCTGCGCCAAGCTATGGCGTGCCAGGGGACGAATAG